In Bacillota bacterium, a single window of DNA contains:
- a CDS encoding GNAT family protein, with protein MGEEALAAITGEWSLAGGRVRLRCLTEADLPARLTMTNDPDVQVATLGMTVGERTPYDIRSWFQTLSEDPTSRQIAIEDESGRYVGDFDLHSIDLRHGEAWIEPMLGDRSLLDRGAEAVAPYLADALRTLLRYVFGEIGLNRVMVECLSTNPVLLQVLQGLGFSENGRIDHMNGVISHIMELPAERFSPVP; from the coding sequence ATGGGAGAAGAGGCGCTGGCAGCCATTACCGGAGAGTGGAGCCTGGCCGGCGGCCGGGTGCGCCTGCGCTGCCTCACGGAGGCTGACCTCCCGGCCCGCCTCACCATGACCAACGACCCCGACGTGCAGGTGGCCACGCTGGGCATGACCGTCGGCGAGCGCACACCCTACGACATCCGGAGCTGGTTCCAGACCCTCTCGGAGGACCCGACGAGCCGCCAGATTGCCATCGAGGACGAATCAGGTCGCTACGTCGGCGACTTCGACCTGCACAGCATCGACCTGCGCCACGGCGAAGCGTGGATCGAACCGATGCTGGGGGACCGCTCGCTGCTCGACCGGGGCGCCGAGGCCGTCGCCCCCTACCTGGCGGACGCTCTCCGGACGCTCTTGCGCTACGTGTTCGGCGAAATCGGGCTGAACCGCGTCATGGTCGAGTGCCTGAGCACCAACCCGGTTCTGCTGCAGGTGCTGCAGGGGCTGGGATTCAGTGAGAACGGCCGGATCGACCACATGAACGGCGTCATCTCCCACATCATGGAGCTTCC
- a CDS encoding arsenate reductase ArsC has protein sequence MQGATGSGRAQSSRQPVRVLFVCTGNSARSQMAEGFARAFGGGAVEARSAGLEPKGLNPAALRAMAEIGIDISSQRSKPLTESDLAWADVVVTLCGDARDRCPVLPPRTRALHWPLPDPAAVTGAPEEVMGAFRAVRDRIEREVRRLVAGLAAEQQVR, from the coding sequence TTGCAAGGTGCAACAGGGTCGGGCCGGGCGCAGTCGAGCCGGCAGCCGGTGCGCGTGCTGTTCGTCTGCACGGGAAACTCAGCCCGCAGCCAGATGGCCGAGGGGTTCGCCAGGGCGTTCGGCGGCGGGGCGGTGGAGGCCCGGTCCGCGGGGCTCGAACCGAAAGGCCTCAACCCTGCTGCGCTGCGAGCGATGGCCGAGATAGGCATCGACATTTCGAGCCAGCGGTCCAAGCCGCTGACGGAATCGGACCTCGCGTGGGCCGACGTGGTCGTGACGCTTTGCGGGGATGCACGGGATCGCTGCCCGGTCCTGCCCCCCCGAACCCGGGCGCTCCACTGGCCGCTGCCGGACCCGGCTGCTGTGACAGGAGCGCCGGAGGAGGTCATGGGCGCGTTCAGGGCCGTGCGTGACCGGATCGAACGCGAGGTGCGCCGGCTCGTGGCCGGGCTGGCCGCGGAGCAGCAGGTTCGCTG